A stretch of the Sulfurimonas sp. HSL-1656 genome encodes the following:
- the cmoB gene encoding tRNA 5-methoxyuridine(34)/uridine 5-oxyacetic acid(34) synthase CmoB, producing MGWKNIAPLREALAALPEIETVCNYGDTVRLTTVADVDHTQIEKVARMLMPWRKGPFELFGLFIDTEWQSFMKYNLLRPHFNLQGKRVADIGCNNGYYLFRMQEDAPAKLVGFDPSALYKTQFDFINHFAKTEIVYELLGVEHLPQYEEKFDTIFCLGVLYHRSDPVAMLKQLYKGLENCGEVYLDTFMIDGEEEICLSPAGAYSKIPNIYFVPTIPALRNWCLRAGFSGFEVLETSVTTPEEQRKTEWIEGQSLEDFLDPEDPSKTVEGYPAPKRVYVRLTKEPKG from the coding sequence ATGGGATGGAAAAACATCGCCCCGCTGCGTGAAGCCCTCGCAGCCCTCCCGGAGATCGAAACGGTCTGCAACTACGGGGATACGGTCCGTCTGACGACGGTGGCCGATGTCGATCATACTCAGATCGAAAAGGTCGCGCGTATGCTGATGCCGTGGCGCAAAGGCCCGTTCGAGCTCTTCGGGCTCTTCATCGACACCGAGTGGCAGAGCTTTATGAAATACAACCTGCTCCGTCCCCACTTCAATCTGCAGGGGAAACGGGTTGCGGATATCGGCTGCAACAACGGCTACTACCTTTTTCGGATGCAGGAGGATGCGCCCGCGAAACTGGTTGGGTTTGACCCCTCGGCGCTTTACAAGACCCAGTTCGATTTCATTAACCATTTCGCGAAGACGGAGATCGTCTATGAACTGCTCGGCGTCGAACATCTGCCGCAGTACGAAGAGAAGTTCGATACGATCTTCTGCCTGGGGGTGCTCTACCACCGCAGCGATCCCGTGGCGATGCTCAAACAGCTTTACAAGGGGCTGGAAAACTGCGGCGAAGTTTACCTCGATACCTTTATGATCGACGGGGAGGAGGAGATCTGCCTGAGCCCGGCGGGGGCGTACTCCAAGATTCCCAACATCTACTTCGTCCCCACCATACCCGCGCTGCGTAACTGGTGCCTGCGGGCGGGATTCTCCGGCTTTGAAGTGCTGGAGACCTCCGTGACGACCCCCGAAGAGCAGCGAAAAACCGAGTGGATCGAGGGGCAGAGCCTGGAAGATTTCCTCGACCCCGAAGACCCCTCCAAGACCGTCGAGGGGTATCCCGCCCCCAAGCGGGTCTACGTCCGACTGACAAAGGAGCCCAAAGGATGA
- a CDS encoding hotdog domain-containing protein, with protein MMLNTHLKIDKGLCGTVIALNEGYAAVELETIPVMAADEQGLVHGGFIFGAADYAAMACVNEPHVVLAGSSCRFLAPTRVGETLLFKARCIESDGRKYKITVNAFYGETEVFSGDFKAVVLPKHVLG; from the coding sequence ATGATGCTCAACACCCACCTGAAAATAGACAAGGGCCTCTGCGGCACCGTCATTGCCCTGAATGAAGGGTATGCGGCGGTTGAACTGGAGACGATACCGGTTATGGCGGCGGACGAGCAGGGGCTGGTGCACGGCGGCTTTATTTTCGGCGCGGCCGACTACGCGGCCATGGCCTGCGTGAATGAACCGCATGTCGTTCTGGCGGGAAGCAGCTGCCGCTTTCTTGCCCCGACGCGCGTCGGGGAAACCCTGCTGTTTAAAGCGCGGTGCATCGAAAGCGACGGCAGAAAATATAAGATCACGGTAAATGCATTTTACGGCGAAACGGAAGTGTTTTCGGGGGATTTTAAAGCCGTGGTCCTGCCCAAACACGTGTTGGGTTGA
- a CDS encoding DUF302 domain-containing protein, translated as MKNVITAVAAIMMTFMISGCSTMHMGWTAVTQQYKLDDKAMDAYDNMFTKVTEYGDPARAMMQEWLVKDDIANDDVAETIKSLAEEYNMRVTGDIKMYTKDDAAPTEVKHARIFSLCSLPIAKVFLNYSRYYGGFMPCRIMLVEYGNGERWLVSMDMTLAIHGGYELPADMLKMALSVKKAMDEIPARAAIGDF; from the coding sequence TTGAAAAACGTAATCACAGCAGTAGCTGCAATCATGATGACCTTCATGATCAGTGGTTGTTCGACAATGCACATGGGATGGACCGCGGTAACGCAACAGTACAAACTGGACGACAAGGCAATGGATGCCTATGACAACATGTTCACGAAAGTCACTGAGTACGGTGACCCGGCAAGAGCGATGATGCAAGAGTGGCTGGTCAAAGACGATATCGCGAACGACGATGTCGCCGAGACGATCAAATCACTGGCAGAAGAGTACAACATGCGCGTCACGGGCGACATCAAAATGTACACGAAAGACGATGCGGCACCGACCGAAGTTAAGCACGCACGTATCTTCTCCCTGTGTAGTCTTCCGATTGCGAAAGTCTTCCTGAACTATTCACGCTACTACGGCGGTTTCATGCCGTGCCGTATCATGCTGGTTGAATACGGTAACGGTGAGCGCTGGCTGGTCAGCATGGACATGACACTTGCGATCCACGGTGGTTACGAGCTCCCGGCTGATATGCTTAAAATGGCACTCAGCGTCAAAAAAGCAATGGACGAGATCCCGGCACGCGCTGCTATCGGCGACTTCTAA
- a CDS encoding HNH endonuclease has protein sequence MLHSEIDGILNSKDRLLTEVYFDLQRRFEEKYGSDTVVFMEIGTFYEVYEVNNDDMQVGKAKEMAELLNIQLTKKNKNIPENSVKNPFLAGVPSVSFERYLGRLIQEQRYTIIVIRQKGVPPKLSRFIGQIISPGTNFDHTVDNDDNYIVSLLIDRHKDIYSVGYAAIDVTTGKTWLYETYGTSEDPTYALDEIFNLLNIYRTTEVVLTFLEGVENQKEVIRYLEISEHYAYSVNHERPKIDYQNELFENVYQIQSLLSPIEHLDLERHPFVSEALATLVHFVIEHDYHIIQKLARPKMIDNTRYMYLGNNALEQLAVISKDRSDMTLLKLVDKSVTAIGKRLLKERLLNPIQERSELERRYGLIDRVMPHVRMLGDALRGVYDLERLHRRIALARLHPFEMNYVHASLVGIRELMEFVKRHKLIKTPFSEQEVDTFIRDIEQSIDLEVSRRFTVSTVDDNFLRRGVDVQVDALVDENARMLQHFAIIMDAMERMLGEQGAAAGSGGYVSLGVLDKEGHYISMSRTRWAMIEKEFASGSVDLGGETVCFSDFSVKRLTNSVKITSELTEQLSDKIMRNQAKIIALVKERFIALQRTFERRYTLLFERLIGYVADLDVAVASARAAQQYNFACPTIVDVHEDENFLQLMALRHPLIEIQERQGIYVPNDIVMGNRAYMDLPYPETVMLDPAVHDGHDVNGVLLYGINSSGKSSLMKSVGLAVLMAQAGFYVPASSMKFSLFESLFTRIVSRDNLQKGLSTFAVEMMELKNIFNRAGTRSLILGDEISHGTETLSGVAIVASAIMKLAKLRSIFLFATHLHQLANMEEMRRLENVVDLHLSVEYDALKDKLVFNRVLQSGSGSSVYGLEFARSLHMDSEFLEAANRIRKRLSNDFDELELLVKKRTSKYNKDLYVTTCVICGAKAEDVHHIAHQSSADARGFIGHVPVNHRHNLVPLCRDHHREIHEGKLVVKGFVMTSSGLELDVEEQLARVQVVKEEVPEINTVDVPESEPEAPRKASIDMDDF, from the coding sequence GTGCTACACAGCGAGATTGATGGGATTCTCAACAGCAAAGACCGCCTGCTGACCGAGGTCTATTTCGACCTGCAGCGCCGTTTCGAAGAGAAGTACGGCAGCGATACGGTCGTCTTTATGGAGATCGGCACTTTTTACGAAGTCTACGAGGTCAACAATGACGACATGCAGGTGGGCAAGGCCAAGGAGATGGCCGAACTGCTCAATATCCAGCTGACGAAGAAAAACAAGAACATCCCCGAAAACAGCGTCAAGAACCCCTTTCTCGCCGGTGTGCCCTCCGTCTCGTTCGAGCGCTATCTGGGGCGCCTGATCCAGGAACAGCGCTACACGATCATCGTCATCCGCCAGAAGGGGGTGCCGCCGAAGCTCAGCCGCTTCATCGGGCAGATCATCTCCCCGGGCACGAACTTCGACCATACCGTCGATAACGACGACAACTACATCGTCTCCCTCCTGATCGACCGCCACAAAGATATCTACAGCGTCGGCTATGCGGCCATCGACGTGACGACGGGGAAAACCTGGCTCTACGAGACCTACGGCACGAGCGAAGACCCCACCTATGCCCTGGACGAGATTTTCAACCTGCTCAACATCTACCGCACGACGGAGGTGGTATTGACCTTTCTGGAGGGGGTGGAGAACCAGAAAGAGGTGATCCGCTACCTCGAGATCAGCGAGCACTACGCCTACAGCGTCAACCACGAACGCCCGAAGATCGATTACCAGAACGAACTCTTTGAAAACGTCTACCAGATCCAGTCCCTGCTGTCGCCGATCGAACACCTCGACCTGGAGCGCCACCCCTTCGTTTCCGAAGCGCTGGCGACGCTGGTACACTTCGTCATCGAACACGACTACCACATCATCCAGAAGCTCGCCCGCCCGAAGATGATCGACAACACCCGCTACATGTACCTGGGCAACAATGCCCTGGAGCAGCTGGCCGTCATCTCCAAAGACCGCAGCGACATGACGCTGCTCAAACTCGTCGACAAGAGCGTCACCGCGATCGGGAAGCGCCTGCTCAAGGAGCGCCTGCTCAACCCCATCCAGGAGCGCAGCGAGCTGGAGCGCCGCTACGGGCTGATCGACCGGGTAATGCCGCATGTGCGGATGCTCGGGGATGCCCTTCGGGGGGTCTATGACCTCGAGCGCCTGCACCGCCGGATCGCCCTGGCGCGCCTGCACCCCTTCGAGATGAACTATGTCCACGCCTCGCTCGTCGGCATCCGGGAGCTGATGGAGTTCGTCAAACGGCACAAGCTCATCAAGACCCCCTTCAGCGAGCAGGAGGTCGACACCTTTATCCGCGACATCGAGCAGAGCATCGACCTGGAGGTGTCCCGCCGTTTCACCGTCAGCACGGTCGACGACAACTTTCTGCGCCGGGGCGTCGACGTGCAGGTGGACGCACTGGTGGACGAGAATGCCCGGATGCTGCAGCACTTCGCGATCATCATGGACGCGATGGAACGGATGCTCGGCGAACAGGGGGCGGCGGCCGGAAGCGGCGGTTACGTCTCCCTGGGTGTCCTGGACAAAGAGGGGCACTACATCTCCATGAGCCGCACCCGCTGGGCGATGATTGAGAAGGAGTTCGCCTCCGGCAGCGTCGACCTGGGCGGCGAGACGGTCTGTTTCAGCGACTTCAGCGTCAAGCGGCTCACCAACAGCGTCAAAATCACCTCGGAACTGACCGAACAGCTCTCCGACAAAATTATGCGCAACCAGGCCAAGATCATCGCCCTGGTCAAGGAGCGCTTCATCGCCCTGCAGCGCACCTTTGAGCGGCGCTATACGCTTCTGTTCGAGCGCCTTATCGGCTACGTGGCCGACCTCGACGTCGCCGTCGCCTCCGCGCGGGCGGCGCAGCAGTACAACTTTGCCTGCCCGACGATCGTCGACGTCCATGAGGACGAGAACTTCCTGCAGCTCATGGCGCTGCGCCACCCGCTCATCGAGATCCAGGAGCGGCAGGGGATCTACGTGCCCAACGACATTGTCATGGGCAACCGCGCCTACATGGACCTTCCCTATCCCGAAACGGTCATGCTCGATCCCGCCGTGCACGACGGTCATGACGTCAACGGCGTCCTGCTCTACGGCATCAACTCCAGCGGGAAATCCTCGCTGATGAAGAGTGTCGGGCTGGCCGTGCTGATGGCACAGGCCGGTTTCTACGTGCCGGCGTCGTCGATGAAGTTCTCGCTCTTCGAGTCGCTCTTTACACGGATCGTCTCCCGGGATAACCTGCAAAAAGGGCTCTCCACCTTCGCCGTCGAGATGATGGAACTCAAAAACATCTTCAACCGCGCCGGGACACGGTCGCTGATCCTCGGCGACGAGATCTCCCACGGGACGGAGACACTCTCCGGCGTCGCCATCGTCGCGAGCGCGATCATGAAGCTGGCGAAACTGCGCTCCATCTTCCTCTTTGCTACCCACCTGCACCAGCTGGCCAACATGGAAGAGATGCGGCGGCTGGAGAATGTCGTCGACCTGCACCTGAGCGTGGAGTATGATGCGCTCAAAGACAAGCTTGTCTTTAACCGGGTGCTGCAGTCGGGCAGCGGTTCGAGCGTCTACGGTCTGGAGTTCGCCCGCTCGCTGCACATGGATTCGGAGTTCCTGGAGGCGGCGAACCGTATCCGCAAGCGGCTCTCCAACGACTTTGACGAACTGGAGCTGCTGGTGAAAAAACGCACCAGCAAGTACAACAAGGATCTCTACGTCACCACCTGTGTCATCTGCGGGGCGAAGGCGGAGGATGTCCACCACATCGCGCACCAGTCCAGTGCCGATGCCCGCGGGTTTATCGGCCACGTGCCCGTCAACCACCGCCACAATCTTGTCCCCCTCTGCCGTGACCACCACCGGGAGATCCATGAGGGCAAGCTCGTTGTCAAGGGCTTCGTGATGACCTCCAGCGGGCTGGAGCTTGACGTCGAGGAGCAGCTGGCCAGAGTGCAGGTCGTCAAAGAGGAGGTCCCGGAGATCAACACGGTCGACGTACCGGAGAGCGAACCCGAAGCGCCGCGGAAAGCCTCCATCGACATGGATGATTTCTAG
- the dapE gene encoding succinyl-diaminopimelate desuccinylase, with translation MDVVELFKHLIERKSETPDDGGILDFVEGYLDGYTAVRIDVDEVKNLFIYKRFGSGKHLCFAGHVDVVPAGEGWETDPYTAVEKEGKIYGRGAQDMKAGVSAFLQAVKETESFGGTLSLLLTSDEEGPAKHGTVELLRWLQAEGMLPDACIVAEPTCEERFGDAIKVGRRGSINGVIEKRGKQGHAAYPEKAKNPIHKVAQVLHHMAGVNLDEGDEYFSPSQFVVTDIRAGMEVTNVTPGKLKMMFNVRNSTKTSKEDIEAFVHHYFKEMDYTLTLDQSAKPFVTDANTHIVRTIDAAIASVTGLRPKHSTAGGTSDARFIAEYGIDVIEFGVRNDTIHAPNECTTPEQVRGLCDVFKQVIATY, from the coding sequence TTGGACGTCGTTGAACTCTTCAAACACCTGATCGAACGCAAAAGCGAGACGCCGGACGACGGCGGCATCCTTGACTTCGTCGAAGGCTACCTCGACGGCTATACCGCCGTGCGCATCGACGTGGACGAGGTGAAGAACCTCTTTATCTACAAGCGTTTCGGCAGCGGGAAGCATCTCTGCTTCGCCGGGCACGTCGACGTCGTCCCGGCCGGGGAGGGGTGGGAGACCGACCCCTATACGGCCGTCGAAAAAGAGGGCAAGATCTACGGCCGCGGCGCGCAGGATATGAAAGCCGGCGTCTCGGCGTTCCTGCAGGCGGTCAAAGAGACGGAGAGCTTCGGCGGCACCCTCTCCTTGCTGCTCACGTCCGACGAGGAGGGGCCGGCGAAACACGGTACGGTGGAGCTGCTCAGGTGGCTGCAAGCGGAGGGGATGCTCCCCGATGCCTGTATCGTCGCCGAACCGACCTGCGAAGAGCGCTTCGGCGACGCCATCAAGGTCGGCCGCCGCGGCTCCATCAACGGGGTGATTGAAAAGCGGGGCAAACAGGGGCATGCCGCCTACCCCGAAAAGGCGAAGAACCCAATCCACAAAGTCGCCCAGGTGCTGCACCACATGGCAGGGGTCAACCTGGACGAGGGGGACGAATATTTCAGCCCCAGCCAGTTTGTCGTGACCGATATCCGTGCGGGGATGGAGGTGACCAACGTGACGCCGGGCAAGCTGAAGATGATGTTCAATGTCCGCAACTCCACGAAAACCTCGAAGGAGGACATCGAGGCTTTTGTCCACCACTATTTCAAGGAGATGGATTACACCCTGACCCTCGACCAGAGCGCCAAGCCCTTTGTGACCGATGCGAACACCCACATCGTCCGGACGATCGATGCGGCGATCGCATCGGTCACGGGCCTGCGTCCCAAACACTCCACGGCGGGCGGCACCTCAGATGCGCGCTTTATCGCCGAATACGGTATCGACGTCATCGAGTTCGGGGTACGCAACGACACCATCCACGCGCCGAACGAATGCACGACGCCGGAGCAGGTCCGCGGGCTCTGCGACGTCTTCAAGCAGGTGATCGCCACCTACTGA
- a CDS encoding ATP-binding protein: protein MRDLIEIRLTSRTHFSLLRYTCKHLRQLLPLHRPEQLSEAIDQLLENVVEHAYIKIENMDVTVRFTITPRQLQIDVEDSGLPFDFTPFMSEAVDRSAAHEKGFYRIYDLVDRFWFTMLENKGKRFSVIQAFEHSYDIRTGKTSTVLPDKQTILERLDVRRFEASDAEGIAQLIYKNYHYTYYKSQFYDPVKIRQLNEDREVVSIVAVYGVRVVGHFALVLSRHAEIAEIAIAAVDPEFKKMGIMNRMFDTIIATAAQMHLNAIYGEALMLHPYSQKANLSHGMCETAIVLGEVPSQTEIERQIKASLRSGAMISFLVFDTHKRYRFLPGRYAEQIEAAYHCAKVEASVSRPANPNRQVLTHHFNPHINVGFIIIEGLPDPEALDELIDLMHTDHCEMVYADLNLHHIEEIDEVVTMLNRRHFFYSGVFFSFYHNEDYVRLQRKNSRFVDEEQLVCYSQNAKRLLEYIQEDEARVTSAEPEAQ from the coding sequence ATGCGTGACCTCATCGAAATCCGCCTCACCAGCAGGACCCACTTTTCGCTTCTACGCTACACCTGCAAGCACCTGCGGCAGCTGCTGCCGCTGCACCGCCCCGAGCAGCTCTCCGAGGCGATCGACCAGCTGCTGGAAAACGTCGTCGAACATGCCTACATCAAGATAGAGAACATGGACGTCACGGTCCGTTTCACCATCACCCCCCGCCAGCTGCAGATCGACGTCGAGGACAGCGGGCTTCCGTTTGATTTCACCCCGTTCATGAGCGAGGCGGTCGACCGTTCGGCGGCGCACGAAAAGGGGTTTTACCGCATCTACGATCTTGTCGACCGCTTCTGGTTCACCATGCTCGAGAACAAGGGAAAACGTTTCAGCGTCATCCAGGCCTTCGAGCACAGCTATGACATCCGTACCGGGAAGACCTCCACCGTCCTGCCCGACAAGCAGACCATCCTTGAGCGGCTGGATGTCCGACGTTTCGAAGCGTCCGACGCCGAGGGGATCGCGCAGCTCATCTACAAGAACTACCACTACACCTATTACAAGAGTCAGTTTTACGATCCCGTCAAGATCCGCCAGCTCAACGAGGACCGCGAAGTCGTCTCCATCGTCGCCGTCTACGGGGTCCGCGTCGTCGGGCACTTCGCCCTGGTCCTCTCCCGCCACGCCGAGATCGCCGAGATCGCCATTGCCGCCGTCGATCCCGAGTTCAAGAAGATGGGAATCATGAACCGGATGTTCGATACGATCATCGCCACCGCCGCGCAGATGCACCTCAACGCCATCTACGGCGAGGCCCTGATGCTGCACCCCTACAGCCAGAAGGCCAACCTCTCCCACGGGATGTGCGAAACGGCGATCGTGCTCGGCGAGGTCCCTTCACAGACGGAGATCGAACGCCAGATCAAGGCATCCCTGCGCAGCGGGGCGATGATCAGTTTTCTCGTCTTTGACACCCATAAGCGCTACCGCTTCCTGCCCGGCCGCTATGCGGAGCAGATCGAGGCCGCCTACCACTGTGCCAAGGTCGAAGCCTCCGTCAGCCGCCCGGCCAACCCCAACCGGCAGGTCCTCACCCACCACTTCAACCCCCACATCAATGTCGGCTTCATCATCATCGAGGGGCTGCCCGACCCCGAAGCACTGGATGAGCTGATCGACCTGATGCACACCGACCACTGTGAAATGGTCTACGCTGATCTCAACCTGCACCACATCGAGGAGATCGACGAGGTCGTCACTATGCTGAACCGCCGCCACTTCTTCTACAGCGGGGTCTTCTTCAGTTTCTACCATAATGAGGATTATGTGCGACTGCAGCGTAAAAACAGCCGCTTTGTCGACGAAGAGCAGCTGGTGTGCTACTCACAGAACGCCAAAAGGCTGCTGGAGTATATCCAGGAGGATGAAGCGAGGGTGACCTCCGCGGAACCGGAGGCTCAGTAG
- a CDS encoding amidohydrolase codes for METDHTVLFETIDTIQERIVTLRHELHAHPELSGAEAQTTLMLKGILEAEGIRVRSFEEHYGLIAEIIVDENAPFVALRADIDALPIEERTERDYASQAPGIMHACGHDAHTAVLLGAALALKRIEGELRRNLRFIFQPAEEITEGGSSQMIEHGALEGVKAIFGLHAYPYLPTGQIGYKYGVMLASADTFEIEIFGKSAHGARPHEGVDAILVMSMAVNSLNHIVSRRIDPLHPAVISLGTVEGGRAPNVICDHVKVCGTVRTVNHDVRHAIPGMMEVSIKGICDSMHATYDFAYRFGSPEVTNDDAMVDIVRRAAATVLGEPNVIDLADPVMGGEDFGRYLEIVPGAFFRLGTCDPDKGTCVPQHNARFDVDDDALRYGMKIMALAALEAMEDA; via the coding sequence ATGGAAACAGATCATACCGTGCTGTTCGAAACGATTGACACTATCCAGGAGCGGATCGTGACCCTGCGGCATGAACTGCATGCCCATCCCGAACTCTCCGGGGCGGAAGCGCAGACGACCCTGATGCTCAAAGGTATTCTCGAAGCGGAGGGAATAAGGGTCCGCTCTTTCGAAGAGCACTACGGCCTGATCGCGGAGATCATCGTCGACGAAAATGCCCCCTTTGTCGCCCTGCGCGCCGACATTGACGCCCTCCCGATCGAGGAGCGCACCGAACGCGACTATGCCTCGCAGGCACCGGGCATCATGCACGCCTGCGGGCACGATGCCCATACCGCCGTCCTGCTCGGAGCCGCCCTGGCCCTCAAACGCATTGAAGGCGAGCTCCGCCGGAATCTCCGTTTCATCTTCCAGCCGGCCGAGGAGATCACCGAAGGGGGAAGCTCCCAGATGATCGAGCACGGGGCACTGGAGGGGGTCAAGGCCATCTTCGGCCTGCACGCCTACCCCTATCTGCCGACCGGGCAGATCGGTTACAAGTACGGGGTGATGCTCGCCTCCGCCGACACCTTCGAGATCGAGATCTTCGGCAAAAGCGCGCACGGGGCACGCCCCCACGAGGGGGTGGACGCCATCCTCGTCATGTCGATGGCGGTGAACTCCCTCAACCATATCGTCTCGCGCCGGATCGACCCGCTCCACCCCGCCGTCATCTCGCTGGGGACCGTCGAAGGCGGCAGGGCCCCCAACGTCATCTGCGACCACGTCAAGGTGTGCGGGACGGTGCGGACCGTCAACCACGACGTGCGCCACGCCATCCCCGGGATGATGGAGGTCTCCATCAAAGGGATCTGCGACTCCATGCACGCGACGTATGACTTTGCCTACCGTTTCGGTTCCCCCGAGGTCACGAACGACGACGCCATGGTCGACATCGTACGGCGCGCCGCAGCAACCGTCCTGGGTGAACCGAACGTCATCGACCTCGCCGACCCGGTCATGGGCGGCGAGGACTTCGGGCGCTACCTCGAGATCGTCCCGGGCGCCTTTTTCCGCCTGGGGACCTGCGACCCGGACAAGGGGACCTGCGTTCCGCAGCACAATGCCCGCTTCGACGTCGATGACGACGCCCTGCGCTACGGCATGAAAATCATGGCGCTTGCCGCCCTGGAGGCGATGGAAGATGCGTGA
- a CDS encoding thioredoxin family protein, translating into MRYALILIFFTALLTAAPAEWAKDYDTARQIAAQEGKIVYLLITAPGCRWCKRFKRTTLKDKAVRERLAALAVGVEVERDSGAYPAKFKAPMIPMHYFLSADERVLVKMPGYWNIEDFMSILDDVERKRK; encoded by the coding sequence ATGCGGTATGCACTGATACTTATTTTTTTCACGGCACTGTTGACGGCGGCACCGGCGGAGTGGGCCAAGGATTACGACACGGCCAGGCAGATCGCGGCGCAGGAGGGGAAGATCGTCTACCTCCTTATCACCGCGCCCGGCTGCCGCTGGTGCAAACGCTTCAAACGGACGACGCTCAAAGACAAAGCGGTCCGGGAGCGTCTGGCGGCGCTGGCCGTCGGCGTGGAGGTCGAGCGTGACAGCGGCGCTTATCCCGCCAAATTCAAGGCGCCGATGATCCCCATGCACTATTTTTTAAGTGCCGATGAGAGGGTTTTGGTTAAAATGCCGGGCTACTGGAACATAGAGGATTTTATGTCCATACTCGACGATGTGGAAAGGAAACGAAAATAA
- a CDS encoding RidA family protein, producing the protein MQYVQTADAPAAIGPYSQAVKVNGMVYTSGQIALTPAGEMCENDITVQTKQVLSNLTAVLEAAGSGLDKVIKTTIFLDNMDDFATVNALYAEAFGDHKPARSTVAVKTLPKNALVEIDAIALAD; encoded by the coding sequence ATGCAGTACGTGCAGACAGCAGACGCCCCGGCGGCGATAGGACCCTATTCTCAGGCGGTGAAGGTAAACGGGATGGTCTACACCTCCGGGCAGATCGCACTGACCCCGGCGGGCGAGATGTGTGAAAACGACATTACGGTTCAGACGAAACAGGTGCTTTCAAACCTGACGGCAGTCCTTGAAGCGGCGGGAAGCGGGCTGGACAAAGTGATCAAGACGACGATCTTCCTCGATAACATGGACGATTTCGCGACCGTTAACGCCCTCTATGCCGAAGCCTTCGGCGACCATAAACCGGCACGTTCGACGGTAGCGGTCAAAACACTGCCCAAAAACGCCCTGGTGGAGATTGACGCGATCGCCCTTGCGGATTAA
- the rplU gene encoding 50S ribosomal protein L21: MYAIIKNGGKQYKVEEGDILLLDKMSLEPKATLEIKEVLAVNAGELKVGAPFVDGAVVTAEVINEGRDKKVTIYKKRRRKDSKLKRGFRRSFTRVRITKIAA; this comes from the coding sequence ATGTACGCAATCATCAAAAACGGTGGCAAGCAGTATAAAGTAGAAGAGGGCGATATCCTCCTGCTTGACAAAATGAGCCTTGAGCCGAAAGCAACGCTCGAGATCAAAGAAGTACTCGCGGTCAATGCCGGTGAGCTGAAAGTCGGTGCTCCTTTTGTTGACGGTGCGGTTGTAACTGCAGAAGTCATCAACGAAGGCCGCGACAAGAAAGTCACGATCTACAAAAAGCGCCGTCGTAAGGACAGCAAACTCAAGCGCGGTTTCCGCCGCAGCTTCACACGCGTTCGCATCACGAAGATCGCGGCGTAA
- the rpmA gene encoding 50S ribosomal protein L27: MAHKKGQGSTQNNRDSAGRRLGVKKYGGETVKAGNIIVRQRGTKVHPGQNIGMGKDHTLYALVDGIVQFERKDKTRKQVSIVPAS, encoded by the coding sequence ATGGCACACAAGAAAGGTCAAGGTAGTACACAGAATAACCGCGATTCCGCGGGACGTAGACTTGGTGTGAAAAAGTACGGCGGCGAAACTGTCAAAGCCGGAAACATCATCGTTCGCCAGCGTGGTACGAAAGTACACCCGGGTCAGAACATCGGCATGGGTAAAGACCACACGCTGTACGCACTGGTTGACGGCATCGTTCAGTTCGAGCGCAAAGACAAGACCCGCAAGCAGGTCTCTATCGTACCGGCTTCCTAA